One segment of Monomorium pharaonis isolate MP-MQ-018 chromosome 6, ASM1337386v2, whole genome shotgun sequence DNA contains the following:
- the LOC105838550 gene encoding chloride channel protein 2 isoform X5 → MPVCLILFSAGFVHIVAPQSIGSGIPEMKTILRGVALKEYLTFRTLIAKVIGLTATLGSGLPLGKEGPFVHIASIVATLLSKLVTSFQGIYENESRNCEMLAAACAVGVASCFAAPIGGVLFSIEVTTVYFAVRNYWRGFFAAVCGATMFRLLAIWFQREETITAMFATSFTMEFPFDPQELLVFALIGVGSGLLGAFYVWLHRQYVIFMRKNKSMNSFLQKNRFLYPGIVSLLVSSVSFPLGLGQFMAGDLNTHDQVFGLFTNFTWTKKNLSVEEMNIVKHWSTSYTDVFSGLLSFVLVTFIFSIISSTVPVPSGIFIPVFKIGAALGRAAGEGMALWFPTGVRYGGIITPIIPGGYATVGAAAFSGAVTHTISVSVIIFEMTGQITHIVPIMIAVLISNAIAALLQPSIYDSIILIKKLPYLPDLLPSSSGMYNVYVEDFMVHDVKYIWHGISYQKLKDILKENRKLRGFPLVDNPDSMILLGSIQRLALIKLIEKHIGRERRLQVAQKWHKEAEERAREEIERQLREQQRRPSRFEVIPAPDILKMQRQSVNDLTMSPNNGSGPDHHTYHSPVFGSQPKKSILKKTNSFTLKGFSPLVSPAVTPYTTVTGAESRIRLAFEAIFRKSATLQDVDPDPELGTRGSQDAINAQSHTPMLAPSPATSKKVQLPRERVIDMSAEDQKRWEESEMALEVDFSKCHIDPAPFQLVERTSLLKVHSLFSMVGVNHAYVTAIGRLVGVVALKELRKAIEDANAGILPMHPESHIAESLSSLARSETDTGSSKNINAINSIGSVDCEKADKI, encoded by the exons ATGCCGGTGTGCTTGATTCTCTTTAGCGCCGGCTTCGTGCATATTGTTGCGCCGCAAAGTATAGGCTCCGGTATCCCGGAAATGAAGACCATCCTACGCGGCGTGGCGTTGAAGGAATACCTGACCTTCCGTACTTTAATTGCCAAG GTGATCGGCTTAACGGCGACTCTGGGTTCGGGGCTGCCGCTCGGCAAGGAAGGTCCGTTCGTGCACATCGCCAGCATCGTCGCGACGCTCCTCTCCAAATTGGTTACGAGCTTTCAGGGCATTTACGAGAATGAGAGCAGGAACTGTGAGATGTTGGCCGCGGCCTGCGCGGTGGGCGTCGCCTCCTGCTTTGCGGCGCCGATCGGCGGTGTCCTCTTCAGTATCGAGGTCACCACGGTGTACTTTGCCGTCAGGAACTATTGGCGCGGTTTCTTCGCCGCGGTCTGCGGCGCCACGATGTTCCGCCTGCTGGCGATCTGGTTCCAACGCGAGGAGACCATCACGGCGATGTTCGCCACTAGCTTCACCATGGAGTTTCCTTTCGATCCGCAGGAGCTCCTCGTCTTTGCTCTGATCGGCGTTGGTAGTGGTCTACTGGGCGCCTTCTACGTTTGGCTGCACAGACAATACGTAATCTTTATGCGGAAAAATAAGAGCATGAACAGCTTCCTACAGAAGAA TCGTTTCCTGTATCCCGGTATCGTGTCTCTGCTGGTCTCGTCCGTGTCGTTTCCCCTTGGACTCGGTCAATTCATGGCCGGCGATTTAAACACGCACGATCAGGTCTTCGGGCTCTTCACTAACTTCACTTGGACGAAGAAGAATCTCAGTGTCGAGGAGATGAATATCGTCAAGCACTGGTCAACGTCGTACACTGACGTCTTCAGCGGGCTTCTTAGTTTCGTTTTAGTCACC tTCATTTTTTCCATCATAAGTTCGACGGTACCAGTACCATCTGGAATTTTTATTCCCGTCTTCAAGATCGGTGCTGCATTAGGTAGAGCAGCTGGAGAAGGTATGGCTCTTTGGTTTCCCACTGGCGTGCGTTATGGCGGAATAATTACACCCATTATACCAG GTGGATATGCGACGGTGGGCGCGGCCGCGTTCTCCGGCGCGGTGACGCACACGATATCCGTCAGTGTCATCATCTTTGAGATGACCGGCCAGATCACACACATCGTGCCCATAATGATAGCGGTGCTGATCAGCAATGCCATCGCCGCGCTTCTGCAGCCCAGTATATACGACAGCATCATCCTCATCAAGAAACTACCTTATTTGCCCGATTTGCTTCCATCTAGTTCAG gAATGTACAACGTTTACGTGGAGGATTTCATGGTCCATGATGTCAAGTACATATGGCACGGCATCAGTTATCAAAAGttgaaagatatattaaagGAGAATCGCAAGCTTCGCGGATTTCCGCTGGTAGATAATCCGGACTCCATGATTCTGCTCGGATCGATTCAGAGATTGGCGCTAATTAAGCTCATTGAGAAGCATATCGGTCGCGAGAGAAGGTTGCAG GTTGCGCAAAAGTGGCATAAGGAGGCGGAGGAGAGGGCGCGCGAGGAAATAGAACGGCAGCTGCGAGAGCAGCAGAGAAGGCCTTCGAGATTTGAGGTCATTCCGGCACCGGACATTCTGAAAATGCAGCGACAGAGTGTTAACGATCTAACGATGTCGCCAAACAATGGTAGCGGTCCCGATCAT CATACGTACCATTCGCCGGTGTTCGGATCGCAGCCGAAGAAATCAATCTTAAAGAAGACCAATTCTTTTACCCTTAAGGGATTCAGCCCGTTAGTCAGTCCGGCGGTGACACCTTATACGACAGTTACAGGCGCAGAAAGCAG GATTCGTTTGGCGTTTGAGGCGATCTTTCGCAAGTCCGCTACATTGCAGGACGTAGATCCCGATCCGGAACTGGGCACCAGAGGAAGTCAGGATGCCATCAACGCGCAATCTCATACGCCTATGCTGGCCCCAAGCCCGGCGACATCGAAGAAAGTACAATTA CCTCGGGAGAGAGTGATAGACATGTCGGCCGAGGACCAAAAACGATGGGAGGAGAGCGAAATGGCACTCGAGGTGGATTTCTCAAAGTGTCATATCGACCCGGCTCCTTTTCAGCTAGTCGAAAGAACGTCCTTGCTGAAGGTGCACAGCCTCTTCAGCATGGTCGGCGTGAATCACGCTTACGTAACGGCTATAGGCAGGTTGGTTGGAGTCGTCGCACTGAAGGAG CTGCGGAAAGCCATCGAGGACGCGAACGCCGGCATCCTGCCGATGCATCCCGAGTCGCATATCGCCGAGTCGCTCTCGAGTTTGGCGAGAAGCGAAACGGACACGGGGAGCAGCAAGAACATCAATGCGATAAACTCTATAGGTTCCGTGGATTGTGAGAAAGCGGACAAAATCTGA
- the LOC105838550 gene encoding chloride channel protein 2 isoform X4 — protein sequence MASSNQREDEEYGLGYQNTLMYGRYTKDLGEYAKEEARKLKYQEKARRKYDKTRAEDLRKSRGPLCRKLLALLAFAWKHTGARLGEDWIFLALLGIIMALISYAMDRGISMCNNARIWLYQDLSTHPAFKYLAWVSMPVCLILFSAGFVHIVAPQSIGSGIPEMKTILRGVALKEYLTFRTLIAKVIGLTATLGSGLPLGKEGPFVHIASIVATLLSKLVTSFQGIYENESRNCEMLAAACAVGVASCFAAPIGGVLFSIEVTTVYFAVRNYWRGFFAAVCGATMFRLLAIWFQREETITAMFATSFTMEFPFDPQELLVFALIGVGSGLLGAFYVWLHRQYVIFMRKNKSMNSFLQKNRFLYPGIVSLLVSSVSFPLGLGQFMAGDLNTHDQVFGLFTNFTWTKKNLSVEEMNIVKHWSTSYTDVFSGLLSFVLVTFIFSIISSTVPVPSGIFIPVFKIGAALGRAAGEGMALWFPTGVRYGGIITPIIPGGYATVGAAAFSGAVTHTISVSVIIFEMTGQITHIVPIMIAVLISNAIAALLQPSIYDSIILIKKLPYLPDLLPSSSGMYNVYVEDFMVHDVKYIWHGISYQKLKDILKENRKLRGFPLVDNPDSMILLGSIQRLALIKLIEKHIGRERRLQVAQKWHKEAEERAREEIERQLREQQRRPSRFEVIPAPDILKMQRQSVNDLTMSPNNGSGPDHHTYHSPVFGSQPKKSILKKTNSFTLKGFSPLVSPAVTPYTTVTGAESRIRLAFEAIFRKSATLQDVDPDPELGTRGSQDAINAQSHTPMLAPSPATSKKVQLPRERVIDMSAEDQKRWEESEMALEVDFSKCHIDPAPFQLVERTSLLKVHSLFSMVGVNHAYVTAIGRLVGVVALKELRKAIEDANAGILPMHPESHIAESLSSLARSETDTGSSKNINAINSIGSVDCEKADKI from the exons ATGTATGGTCGCTATACGAAGGACCTGGGTGAGTACGCGAAGGAAGAGGCACGCAAGCTCAAGTATCAGGAGAAAGCGAGGCGGAAATATGATAAAACGAGGGCCGAGGACCTACGGAAGTCCAGGGGTCCTCTGTGCCGGAAACTACTGGCCCTGCTGGCCTTCGCCTGGAAGCACACCGGTGCCCGGCTAGGCGAGGATTGGATCTTCCTCGCCCTCCTTGGTATCATTATGGCGCTTATCAGTTACGCCATGGACCGAGGCATTTCCATGTGCAATAACG CCAGGATATGGCTCTATCAGGATCTTTCGACGCATCCGGCCTTCAAATACCTGGCCTGGGTGTCTATGCCGGTGTGCTTGATTCTCTTTAGCGCCGGCTTCGTGCATATTGTTGCGCCGCAAAGTATAGGCTCCGGTATCCCGGAAATGAAGACCATCCTACGCGGCGTGGCGTTGAAGGAATACCTGACCTTCCGTACTTTAATTGCCAAG GTGATCGGCTTAACGGCGACTCTGGGTTCGGGGCTGCCGCTCGGCAAGGAAGGTCCGTTCGTGCACATCGCCAGCATCGTCGCGACGCTCCTCTCCAAATTGGTTACGAGCTTTCAGGGCATTTACGAGAATGAGAGCAGGAACTGTGAGATGTTGGCCGCGGCCTGCGCGGTGGGCGTCGCCTCCTGCTTTGCGGCGCCGATCGGCGGTGTCCTCTTCAGTATCGAGGTCACCACGGTGTACTTTGCCGTCAGGAACTATTGGCGCGGTTTCTTCGCCGCGGTCTGCGGCGCCACGATGTTCCGCCTGCTGGCGATCTGGTTCCAACGCGAGGAGACCATCACGGCGATGTTCGCCACTAGCTTCACCATGGAGTTTCCTTTCGATCCGCAGGAGCTCCTCGTCTTTGCTCTGATCGGCGTTGGTAGTGGTCTACTGGGCGCCTTCTACGTTTGGCTGCACAGACAATACGTAATCTTTATGCGGAAAAATAAGAGCATGAACAGCTTCCTACAGAAGAA TCGTTTCCTGTATCCCGGTATCGTGTCTCTGCTGGTCTCGTCCGTGTCGTTTCCCCTTGGACTCGGTCAATTCATGGCCGGCGATTTAAACACGCACGATCAGGTCTTCGGGCTCTTCACTAACTTCACTTGGACGAAGAAGAATCTCAGTGTCGAGGAGATGAATATCGTCAAGCACTGGTCAACGTCGTACACTGACGTCTTCAGCGGGCTTCTTAGTTTCGTTTTAGTCACC tTCATTTTTTCCATCATAAGTTCGACGGTACCAGTACCATCTGGAATTTTTATTCCCGTCTTCAAGATCGGTGCTGCATTAGGTAGAGCAGCTGGAGAAGGTATGGCTCTTTGGTTTCCCACTGGCGTGCGTTATGGCGGAATAATTACACCCATTATACCAG GTGGATATGCGACGGTGGGCGCGGCCGCGTTCTCCGGCGCGGTGACGCACACGATATCCGTCAGTGTCATCATCTTTGAGATGACCGGCCAGATCACACACATCGTGCCCATAATGATAGCGGTGCTGATCAGCAATGCCATCGCCGCGCTTCTGCAGCCCAGTATATACGACAGCATCATCCTCATCAAGAAACTACCTTATTTGCCCGATTTGCTTCCATCTAGTTCAG gAATGTACAACGTTTACGTGGAGGATTTCATGGTCCATGATGTCAAGTACATATGGCACGGCATCAGTTATCAAAAGttgaaagatatattaaagGAGAATCGCAAGCTTCGCGGATTTCCGCTGGTAGATAATCCGGACTCCATGATTCTGCTCGGATCGATTCAGAGATTGGCGCTAATTAAGCTCATTGAGAAGCATATCGGTCGCGAGAGAAGGTTGCAG GTTGCGCAAAAGTGGCATAAGGAGGCGGAGGAGAGGGCGCGCGAGGAAATAGAACGGCAGCTGCGAGAGCAGCAGAGAAGGCCTTCGAGATTTGAGGTCATTCCGGCACCGGACATTCTGAAAATGCAGCGACAGAGTGTTAACGATCTAACGATGTCGCCAAACAATGGTAGCGGTCCCGATCAT CATACGTACCATTCGCCGGTGTTCGGATCGCAGCCGAAGAAATCAATCTTAAAGAAGACCAATTCTTTTACCCTTAAGGGATTCAGCCCGTTAGTCAGTCCGGCGGTGACACCTTATACGACAGTTACAGGCGCAGAAAGCAG GATTCGTTTGGCGTTTGAGGCGATCTTTCGCAAGTCCGCTACATTGCAGGACGTAGATCCCGATCCGGAACTGGGCACCAGAGGAAGTCAGGATGCCATCAACGCGCAATCTCATACGCCTATGCTGGCCCCAAGCCCGGCGACATCGAAGAAAGTACAATTA CCTCGGGAGAGAGTGATAGACATGTCGGCCGAGGACCAAAAACGATGGGAGGAGAGCGAAATGGCACTCGAGGTGGATTTCTCAAAGTGTCATATCGACCCGGCTCCTTTTCAGCTAGTCGAAAGAACGTCCTTGCTGAAGGTGCACAGCCTCTTCAGCATGGTCGGCGTGAATCACGCTTACGTAACGGCTATAGGCAGGTTGGTTGGAGTCGTCGCACTGAAGGAG CTGCGGAAAGCCATCGAGGACGCGAACGCCGGCATCCTGCCGATGCATCCCGAGTCGCATATCGCCGAGTCGCTCTCGAGTTTGGCGAGAAGCGAAACGGACACGGGGAGCAGCAAGAACATCAATGCGATAAACTCTATAGGTTCCGTGGATTGTGAGAAAGCGGACAAAATCTGA